A genomic stretch from Sceloporus undulatus isolate JIND9_A2432 ecotype Alabama chromosome 5, SceUnd_v1.1, whole genome shotgun sequence includes:
- the SSMEM1 gene encoding serine-rich single-pass membrane protein 1, with amino-acid sequence MALKFISGWLTPQHSNTDLIEPVINVEPGAVPQDCDAEEEDDICWFLGKIIFYYCLAVSVIKIIYLAIDRIRMQKCDLISCKIVKSAKGCRECDCECHIKSNVCSFLRKLFGGKACVCREVPASYRSLKKALKKCLSRFSQQTFRTSDSSDSETFVSQVSSWKGSKTRTEKSRSVSSQRSKRAKKRSKSPEEGWIRAQPCAHCKAKRTREWLAQHFFDQD; translated from the exons ATGGCCTTGAAATTCATCTCTGGGTGGTTGACACCCCAGCATTCGAACACAGATCTCATAGAACCTGTTATCAATGTTGAACCTGGCGCAGTCCCTCAAGATTGTGATGCGGAAGAAGAGGATGACATTTGCTGGTTTTTGGGGAAAAtcatattttattactgtttggCTGTCAGTGTTATAAAGATCATCTATCTTGCCATAGACAGG atCAGGATGCAAAAATGTGATTTGATATCGTGCAAAATCGTGAAAAGTGCAAAAG GTTGCCGGGAGTGCGACTGTGAGTGTCACATCAAATCCAACGTATGCAGTTTCTTAAGAAAACTGTTTGGAGGGAAAGCGTGCGTCTGCAGGGAGGTTCCAGCTTCCTACCGTTCTCTCAAGAAAGCCCTGAAGAAGTGCCTCTCCAGATTCAGCCAGCAAACCTTCCGCACCAGTGACTCCTCCGACTCGGAGACCTTCGTGTCCCAGGTGTCCTCCTGGAAGGGATCGAAGACGCGGACAGAGAAGAGCCGCAGTGTCTCCAGCCAGAGGTCAAAAAGGGCAAAGAAGAGATCGAAGAGTCCAGAGGAAGGCTGGATCCGGGCCCAGCCTTGCGCCCACTGCAAAGCCAAGCGGACCAGAGAATGGCTGGCTCAGCATTTCTTTGACCAGGATTAG